From a single Nymphaea colorata isolate Beijing-Zhang1983 chromosome 4, ASM883128v2, whole genome shotgun sequence genomic region:
- the LOC116253041 gene encoding uncharacterized protein LOC116253041, whose product MVKGLVWATAEDLARNRPAILSLYRQILRCLNSPKLPLTLAARLAKKGEARAIFLLASEERSLHNIADLMDAGEYTISLLQKGEVP is encoded by the coding sequence ATGGTGAAGGGTTTGGTTTGGGCAACAGCAGAAGATTTGGCAAGAAATCGACCagccattctctctctctaccggCAGATCCTTCGTTGTCTGAACTCCCCAAAGCTTCCACTAACTTTAGCAGCACGGCTAGCTAAAAAGGGAGAGGCAAGGGCCATCTTCTTGCTCGCTTCTGAAGAGCGGTCCCTCCACAACATTGCAGATCTCATGGATGCGGGTGAGTACACAATTTCCCTTCTTCAAAAAGGTGAAGTGCCGTGA
- the LOC116253437 gene encoding 21 kDa protein-like: MASLCTSTQFFSLIFLATLVCSSASTHRNLFQVATNKFILSSCRATRFPAACYRSLGCHAREVQRSPRRLAHAALSVSLDQALSTCALISKLKVMNKGSMTHWEIGAMGDCIENVGESIYLTKQSLKEMEDLGSTNWGMLMSDLQTWVSAADTCMDGFAGGTMNGLLKQDIRSSIEGLAQMTSNALDFINRLSNTRQGTLP, encoded by the coding sequence ATGGCTTCCTTGTGCACATCCACACAGTTCTTCTCCCTCATCTTCTTAGCCACACTCGTTTGCTCTTCTGCTTCCACACACAGAAATCTCTTCCAAGTTGCCACAAACAAATTCATTCTTAGCTCTTGCCGGGCGACGCGCTTTCCGGCTGCGTGCTACCGCTCACTTGGGTGCCATGCCAGAGAGGTCCAGCGCAGCCCAAGGAGGTTGGCCCATGCCGCGCTCTCGGTGAGCCTAGACCAAGCCTTGTCTACATGTGCCCTGATATCTAAGCTGAAAGTGATGAACAAGGGATCAATGACTCATTGGGAGATTGGAGCCATGGGAGACTGCATTGAGAATGTGGGTGAGTCCATATATCTGACGAAGCAGTCACTCAAGGAGATGGAGGACCTGGGCAGCACCAACTGGGGGATGCTGATGAGCGACCTCCAGACTTGGGTAAGCGCCGCCGACACATGTATGGACGGATTTGCTGGCGGCACCATGAATGGCCTTCTGAAGCAGGACATAAGGTCTAGTATTGAAGGGCTGGCTCAGATGACCAGCAATGCCTTGGACTTCATTAACAGATTATCTAACACTAGACAGGGCACCCTACCATGA
- the LOC116252366 gene encoding non-specific lipid transfer protein GPI-anchored 7-like — protein sequence MRREMEGGAGGRTMLVMMVVAATMVASHIGGVGGQTQEDCAAKLIPCMDAVNNTSMKPGKECCSALGDAIKNELKCLCALYNSSGILENLKVNKTRALEIPGLCGLSNDLSHCSSAASVPSPLSPETPTSSPGSGKQINGALRITWSLKPLWTLGFLWMSLNMA from the exons ATGAGAAGGGAGATGGAGGGGGGAGCAGGAGGAAGAACCATGCtggtgatgatggtggtggcggCGACGATGGTGGCATCCCACATTGGAGGGGTCGGAGGGCAGACGCAGGAGGACTGTGCTGCGAAGCTGATCCCCTGCATGGATGCCGTCAACAACACGTCGATGAAGCCGGGGAAAGAATGCTGTAGCGCCCTCGGCGACGCCATCAAGAACGAGCTGAAGTGCCTCTGTGCTCTCTACAACAGCTCGGGTATCCTAGAGAACTTGAAGGTCAACAAGACTCGGGCTCTCGAGATCCCCGGGTTGTGTGGACTCTCCAACGACCTCAGTCATTGCAGCTCTG CGGCATCTGTCCCCTCTCCACTTTCTCCGGAGACGCCAACTTCATCtccag GTTCAGGTAAGCAGATCAATGGAGCTTTGAGGATAACATGGTCGTTAAAGCCATTGTGGACGCTTGGTTTTCTCTGGATGTCGCTCAATATGGCATGA
- the LOC116252086 gene encoding FAM10 family protein At4g22670, with amino-acid sequence MDAAKVKQLKLFVEQCRSNPAILSDPSIAFFRDYLESLGAKLPDAAYGHEEPSKSHGEKSQVPDEGDEDMQDLEEEGIHVQENEEEPEIVESDIELEGETVEPDNDPPQKMGDPSVEVTEESRDASQISKAKAMEAISEGNLEEAIDHLTNAIVLNPTSAIMYATRASVYIKMKKPNAAIRDANAALEINPDSAKGYKSRGMARAMLGQWEEAAKDLHVASRLDYDEEIAATLKKVEPNAHKIEEHHRKYERLHKEREERRLERERQRRRAEAQAAYEKAKKQEQSSPRRPTGGMPGGMPGGMPGGMPGGMPGGFPGAMPGGMPGGFPGAMPGGMPNIDMSKILNDPELMAAFKDPEVMAALQDVMSNPANIAKHQSNPKVAPVIAKMMGKFAGDK; translated from the exons atggatGCGGCGAAGGTGAAGCAATTGAAGCTCTTCGTAGAGCAGTGCAGGTCCAATCCTGCCATACTTAGCGACCCTTCCATCGCTTTCTTCAGGGATTACCTTGAGAG CCTAGGCGCTAAGCTCCCTGATGCTGCTTACGGGCATGAAGAACCTTCCAAGTCCCATGGTGAA AAAAGCCAAGTGCCTGATGAAGGTGATGAAGATATGCAAGACCTTGAAGAAGAGGGTATTCATgtccaagaaaatgaagaagagccTGAAATAGTTGAGTCAGATATTGAGCTAGAAGGTGAAACTGTAGAGCCAGACAATGATCCTCCTCAAAAG ATGGGAGATCCATCTGTTGAGGTAACTGAAGAAAGCCGTGATGCATCCCAAATTTCAAAGGCAAAAGCTATGGAGGCGATTTCTGAAG GTAACCTTGAAGAAGCCATTGATCACCTGACAAATGCTATTGTATTAAACCCCACGTCCGCGATAATGTATGCAACTAGAG CTAGTGTATACATTAAAATGAAGAAGCCTAATGCTGCAATTCGAGATGCCAATGCAGCTTTGGAG ATAAATCCTGATTCTGCTAAAGGCTACAAATCTCGTGGCATGGCACGTGCAATGCTTGGTCAGTGGGAAGAAGCAGCTAAGGATCTTCATGTTGCTTCAAGATTGGATTATGATGAGGAAATTGCTGCTACACTGAAGAAG GTTGAACCTAATGCTCATAAAATTGAAGAACATCATAGAAAATATGAGCGCTTACATaaggaaagggaggaaagaAGACTAGAACGTGAGAGACAACGTCGCAGAGCCGAAGCACAG GCTGCATATGAAAAAGCAAAGAAGCAAGAGCAGTCCTCTCCTAGAAGGCCAACTGGTGGCATGCCTGGAGGGATGCCTGGTGGCATGCCTGGAGGGATGCCTGGTGGAATGCCTGGAGGTTTCCCCGGTGCTATGCCTGGAGGAATGCCAGGAGGTTTCCCCGGTGCTATGCCTGGAGGAATGCCAAATATTGACATGAGCAAGATTTTGAAT GACCCTGAATTGATGGCTGCATTTAAAGACCCAGAGGTCATGGCTGCTCTCCAAGATG TGATGTCAAATCCAGCTAACATAGCCAAGCACCAATCAAACCCCAAGGTAGCACCTGTCATTGCCAAGATGATGGGCAAGTTTGCAGGAGACAAGTGA
- the LOC116253701 gene encoding non-specific lipid transfer protein GPI-anchored 7-like, translated as MGSVWRSMVVLTVVAMATAIGTVGADDQQLTDCIGQLAPSLQGCLEAVGDPTKKPSSDCCKGVNNVVKNQLKCLCTLYNNPSAVSSYGLNMTRVLEIPTLCKVPADVSLCKTGNSSTPSSHTPAKSAPSPASASVPAPTSGSDKQTNGALRLTWSLKPLWALGLLWASLLLKPWA; from the exons ATGGGTTCGGTGTGGAGATCGATGGTGGTTCTGACGGTGGTGGCGATGGCGACAGCCATTGGAACGGTCGGCGCTGACGATCAACAGCTGACGGACTGCATTGGGCAGCTGGCTCCCAGCCTGCAAGGCTGCCTTGAGGCCGTTGGGGACCCGACGAAGAAGCCTTCGAGCGACTGCTGCAAGGGCGTCAACAACGTAGTGAAGAACCAGTTGAAGTGCCTCTGCACCCTCTACAACAATCCTTCCGCCGTCTCGTCCTACGGCCTCAACATGACTCGGGTTCTCGAGATCCCTACCCTCTGCAAAGTCCCCGCTGACGTCTCCCTCTGCAAAACCG GCAACTCATCTACCCCCTCCAGCCACACCCCAGCAAAGTCTGCCCCTTCTCCAGCATCAGCCAGCGTGCCTGCCCCAActtcag GTTCAGACAAGCAGACCAATGGCGCTTTGAGGTTGACATGGTCATTGAAGCCACTGTGGGCACTTGGTTTGCTGTGGGCATCGCTGTTGTTGAAGCCTTGGGCCTGA